The following coding sequences lie in one Cucumis sativus cultivar 9930 unplaced genomic scaffold, Cucumber_9930_V3 scaffold112, whole genome shotgun sequence genomic window:
- the LOC116405493 gene encoding E3 ubiquitin-protein ligase UPL6-like has translation MSALSEVDLRGSIRVSFVNEFGVEEAGIDGGGIFKDVMENITRAAFDVQYGLFKQIADHLLYPNPGSGMIHEQHLQFFHFLEVLLAKVMFEGILVDILFATFFLSKLKQK, from the exons ATGAGTGCATTGTCTGAAGTTGATCTTCGAGGATCG ATACGTGtgtcttttgttaatgaatttggAGTTGAGGAGGCAGGAATTGATGGTGgtggtatttttaaagatgtcaTGGAGAACATTACACGGGCAGCCTTTGACGTGCAGTATGGTTTATTTAAG CAAATTGCTGACCATTTGCTCTACCCCAATCCTGGTTCGGGAATGATACATGAGCAACATCTccagtttttccatttcctcgaAGTTCTTTTGGCAAAG GTCATGTTTGAAGGAAttcttgttgatatactttttgcaacattcttcttgagcaagttaaaacagaagtaa